Proteins encoded in a region of the Watersipora subatra chromosome 5, tzWatSuba1.1, whole genome shotgun sequence genome:
- the LOC137396630 gene encoding lysosomal enzyme trafficking factor-like has translation MPGCCGDMKFRQRMAYIGVVLYIAASTLAFYYVFEISNAFNVYALDHLHTYHTQDAHQGEKTNAIIRTVSHIVDIPKPVLVALVSLIYLQIFFMLIACTKQEPRFSFAYAWPWYLYNKLCCRNPNFGSVEIKASTMEKVVTLAA, from the exons ATGCCTGGCTGTTGTGGAGATATGAAATTCCGGCAGCGGATGGCTTATATTGGAGTTGTACTTTACATTGCAGCCTCCACCTTGGCATTCTACTATGTCTTTGAAATTAGCAATGCCTTCAATGTCTATGCCCTTGATCACCTCCACACATATCACACTCAG GATGCTCATCAGGGGGAGAAAACCAATGCTATCATACGTACTGTAAGTCACATAGTGGACATTCCTAAGCCAGTCCTGGTTGCTTTGGTATCTCTCATATACCTCCAGATATTTTTTATGCTCATCGCTTGCACAAAGCAGGAGCCGCGATTTAGTTTTGCTTACGCCTGGCCCTGGTATCTCTACAACAAGCTTTGCTGCAGGAATCCCAATTTTGGCTCGGTTGAAATCAAAGCTAGCACTATGGAAAAGGTAGTAACATTGGCTGCATGA